A window of the Gossypium hirsutum isolate 1008001.06 chromosome A05, Gossypium_hirsutum_v2.1, whole genome shotgun sequence genome harbors these coding sequences:
- the LOC107957091 gene encoding uncharacterized protein isoform X2, translating to MVSREHKRAGLHEKLQLLRSITNSHAMNKASIIVDASKYIEELKQKVERLNQDITAAQTSNNRNPLPMVTVETLEKGFLINIFSEKSCPGLLVSVLEAFQDLGLNVLEARVSCTDSFRFQAVGGENEEQSEYIDAQVVKQAVLQAIKNWSESSDEQE from the exons ATGGTTTCTAGGGAGCACAAGAGAGCCGGACTGCACGAGAAACTACAACTTCTTCGTTCCATTACTAACTCTCATGCT ATGAACAAAGCATCAATTATAGTAGATGCATCAAAGTACATCGAAGAGCTAAAACAAAAAGTAGAAAGACTGAATCAAGATATAACAGCTGCACAAACTTCAAATAATCGAAATCCTTTGCctatg GTTACAGTGGAAACCCTAGAGAAGGGTTTTCTGATAAATATATTTTCAGAAAAGAGCTGCCCAGGTCTGCTTGTTTCTGTACTGGAAGCTTTTCAAGACCTGGGTCTTAATGTTCTGGAAGCTAGGGTTTCTTGCACCGACAGTTTTCGATTTCAAGCTGTTGGGGGTGAA AATGAAGAACAAAGTGAATATATTGATGCACAAGTGGTGAAACAAGCAGTGTTGCAAGCTATTAAGAACTGGAGTGAAAGTAGTGATGAACAGGAGTAA
- the LOC107957091 gene encoding transcription factor SCREAM2 isoform X1, with translation MVSREHKRAGLHEKLQLLRSITNSHAMNKASIIVDASKYIEELKQKVERLNQDITAAQTSNNRNPLPMQVTVETLEKGFLINIFSEKSCPGLLVSVLEAFQDLGLNVLEARVSCTDSFRFQAVGGENEEQSEYIDAQVVKQAVLQAIKNWSESSDEQE, from the exons ATGGTTTCTAGGGAGCACAAGAGAGCCGGACTGCACGAGAAACTACAACTTCTTCGTTCCATTACTAACTCTCATGCT ATGAACAAAGCATCAATTATAGTAGATGCATCAAAGTACATCGAAGAGCTAAAACAAAAAGTAGAAAGACTGAATCAAGATATAACAGCTGCACAAACTTCAAATAATCGAAATCCTTTGCctatg CAGGTTACAGTGGAAACCCTAGAGAAGGGTTTTCTGATAAATATATTTTCAGAAAAGAGCTGCCCAGGTCTGCTTGTTTCTGTACTGGAAGCTTTTCAAGACCTGGGTCTTAATGTTCTGGAAGCTAGGGTTTCTTGCACCGACAGTTTTCGATTTCAAGCTGTTGGGGGTGAA AATGAAGAACAAAGTGAATATATTGATGCACAAGTGGTGAAACAAGCAGTGTTGCAAGCTATTAAGAACTGGAGTGAAAGTAGTGATGAACAGGAGTAA
- the LOC107957092 gene encoding uncharacterized protein isoform X2: MEKWSKWVVFLFFCLSVCIRIPYVSSSTAPLQGNQGNKKSSAARTFKLEEDVHVVRCSRERSRAAWKVIEEYLMPFVEQERYKISSGCRLHPDNDLYRDQEQHKHHLDINEWRCGYCRKNFYEEKYLDKHFDNRHFDLLNTSHSRCLADLCGALHCDLVMDSSLRKTKCNPAAAARNKHLCESLADSCFPVSKGPVSGRLHEFFLRQFCDAHTCSGGPKPFPKGQKNRTSMLYISLSVLTLMLLPLFYFFIYLYQRGIKSGSQELKRISLSGRKKKSF; the protein is encoded by the exons ATGGAAAAGTGGTCAAAATGGGTCGTTTTCTTGTTTTTTTGCTTATCAGTTTGTATCCGAATCCCATATGTTTCTTCGTCTACTGCCCCTCTTCAAGGAAATCAG GGTAACAAAAAATCTTCAGCTGCAAG AACCTTTAAGCTAGAGGAGGATGTTCATGTAGTACGTTGTTCAAGAGAAAGGAGTAGAGCAGCATGGAAAGTAATTGAAGAG TATCTAATGCCGTTTGTGGAGCAAGAGCGATACAAGATTTCAAGTGGATGTAGGCTTCACCCTGACAATGATTTGTATAGAGATCAGGAACAGCACAAGCATCATCTAGATATAAACGAATGGCGATGTGGGTACTGTAGAAAGAACTTCTATGAAGAGAAGTACCTGGATAAGCATTTTGACAACAGACATTTTGATTTGCTGAATACG AGTCATAGTAGGTGTCTGGCTGACCTGTGTGGTGCATTGCATTGTGACCTTGTCATGGATTCTTCACTCCGCAAGACTAAGTGCAATCCTGCTGCTGCTGCAAGGAATAAACATCTTTGTGAG AGTCTTGCTGATAGTTGTTTTCCGGTTAGCAAAGGTCCTGTATCAGGCCGTCTTCATG AATTCTTCTTGCGGCAATTCTGTGATGCCCACACTTGCAGCGGtggtccaaaaccttttcctaaAGGACAAAAG AACCGAACAAGTATGCTTTACATTTCTCTATCCGTTTTGACTTTGATGCTGCTGCCTCTTTTCTACTTCTTCATTTACTTGTACCAAAG GGGAATTAAAAGTGGGTCACAAGAGCTAAAACGAATCTCACTAAGTGGTCGTAAGAAAAAATCGTTTTAA
- the LOC107957092 gene encoding uncharacterized protein isoform X3 produces the protein MFLRLLPLFKEIRTFKLEEDVHVVRCSRERSRAAWKVIEELVTFHVLMQYLMPFVEQERYKISSGCRLHPDNDLYRDQEQHKHHLDINEWRCGYCRKNFYEEKYLDKHFDNRHFDLLNTSHSRCLADLCGALHCDLVMDSSLRKTKCNPAAAARNKHLCESLADSCFPVSKGPVSGRLHEFFLRQFCDAHTCSGGPKPFPKGQKNRTSMLYISLSVLTLMLLPLFYFFIYLYQRGIKSGSQELKRISLSGRKKKSF, from the exons ATGTTTCTTCGTCTACTGCCCCTCTTCAAGGAAATCAG AACCTTTAAGCTAGAGGAGGATGTTCATGTAGTACGTTGTTCAAGAGAAAGGAGTAGAGCAGCATGGAAAGTAATTGAAGAG TTAGTAACCTTTCATGTTTTAATGCAGTATCTAATGCCGTTTGTGGAGCAAGAGCGATACAAGATTTCAAGTGGATGTAGGCTTCACCCTGACAATGATTTGTATAGAGATCAGGAACAGCACAAGCATCATCTAGATATAAACGAATGGCGATGTGGGTACTGTAGAAAGAACTTCTATGAAGAGAAGTACCTGGATAAGCATTTTGACAACAGACATTTTGATTTGCTGAATACG AGTCATAGTAGGTGTCTGGCTGACCTGTGTGGTGCATTGCATTGTGACCTTGTCATGGATTCTTCACTCCGCAAGACTAAGTGCAATCCTGCTGCTGCTGCAAGGAATAAACATCTTTGTGAG AGTCTTGCTGATAGTTGTTTTCCGGTTAGCAAAGGTCCTGTATCAGGCCGTCTTCATG AATTCTTCTTGCGGCAATTCTGTGATGCCCACACTTGCAGCGGtggtccaaaaccttttcctaaAGGACAAAAG AACCGAACAAGTATGCTTTACATTTCTCTATCCGTTTTGACTTTGATGCTGCTGCCTCTTTTCTACTTCTTCATTTACTTGTACCAAAG GGGAATTAAAAGTGGGTCACAAGAGCTAAAACGAATCTCACTAAGTGGTCGTAAGAAAAAATCGTTTTAA
- the LOC107957092 gene encoding uncharacterized protein isoform X1 produces the protein MEKWSKWVVFLFFCLSVCIRIPYVSSSTAPLQGNQGNKKSSAARTFKLEEDVHVVRCSRERSRAAWKVIEELVTFHVLMQYLMPFVEQERYKISSGCRLHPDNDLYRDQEQHKHHLDINEWRCGYCRKNFYEEKYLDKHFDNRHFDLLNTSHSRCLADLCGALHCDLVMDSSLRKTKCNPAAAARNKHLCESLADSCFPVSKGPVSGRLHEFFLRQFCDAHTCSGGPKPFPKGQKNRTSMLYISLSVLTLMLLPLFYFFIYLYQRGIKSGSQELKRISLSGRKKKSF, from the exons ATGGAAAAGTGGTCAAAATGGGTCGTTTTCTTGTTTTTTTGCTTATCAGTTTGTATCCGAATCCCATATGTTTCTTCGTCTACTGCCCCTCTTCAAGGAAATCAG GGTAACAAAAAATCTTCAGCTGCAAG AACCTTTAAGCTAGAGGAGGATGTTCATGTAGTACGTTGTTCAAGAGAAAGGAGTAGAGCAGCATGGAAAGTAATTGAAGAG TTAGTAACCTTTCATGTTTTAATGCAGTATCTAATGCCGTTTGTGGAGCAAGAGCGATACAAGATTTCAAGTGGATGTAGGCTTCACCCTGACAATGATTTGTATAGAGATCAGGAACAGCACAAGCATCATCTAGATATAAACGAATGGCGATGTGGGTACTGTAGAAAGAACTTCTATGAAGAGAAGTACCTGGATAAGCATTTTGACAACAGACATTTTGATTTGCTGAATACG AGTCATAGTAGGTGTCTGGCTGACCTGTGTGGTGCATTGCATTGTGACCTTGTCATGGATTCTTCACTCCGCAAGACTAAGTGCAATCCTGCTGCTGCTGCAAGGAATAAACATCTTTGTGAG AGTCTTGCTGATAGTTGTTTTCCGGTTAGCAAAGGTCCTGTATCAGGCCGTCTTCATG AATTCTTCTTGCGGCAATTCTGTGATGCCCACACTTGCAGCGGtggtccaaaaccttttcctaaAGGACAAAAG AACCGAACAAGTATGCTTTACATTTCTCTATCCGTTTTGACTTTGATGCTGCTGCCTCTTTTCTACTTCTTCATTTACTTGTACCAAAG GGGAATTAAAAGTGGGTCACAAGAGCTAAAACGAATCTCACTAAGTGGTCGTAAGAAAAAATCGTTTTAA
- the LOC107957092 gene encoding uncharacterized protein isoform X4, with translation MFLRLLPLFKEIRTFKLEEDVHVVRCSRERSRAAWKVIEEYLMPFVEQERYKISSGCRLHPDNDLYRDQEQHKHHLDINEWRCGYCRKNFYEEKYLDKHFDNRHFDLLNTSHSRCLADLCGALHCDLVMDSSLRKTKCNPAAAARNKHLCESLADSCFPVSKGPVSGRLHEFFLRQFCDAHTCSGGPKPFPKGQKNRTSMLYISLSVLTLMLLPLFYFFIYLYQRGIKSGSQELKRISLSGRKKKSF, from the exons ATGTTTCTTCGTCTACTGCCCCTCTTCAAGGAAATCAG AACCTTTAAGCTAGAGGAGGATGTTCATGTAGTACGTTGTTCAAGAGAAAGGAGTAGAGCAGCATGGAAAGTAATTGAAGAG TATCTAATGCCGTTTGTGGAGCAAGAGCGATACAAGATTTCAAGTGGATGTAGGCTTCACCCTGACAATGATTTGTATAGAGATCAGGAACAGCACAAGCATCATCTAGATATAAACGAATGGCGATGTGGGTACTGTAGAAAGAACTTCTATGAAGAGAAGTACCTGGATAAGCATTTTGACAACAGACATTTTGATTTGCTGAATACG AGTCATAGTAGGTGTCTGGCTGACCTGTGTGGTGCATTGCATTGTGACCTTGTCATGGATTCTTCACTCCGCAAGACTAAGTGCAATCCTGCTGCTGCTGCAAGGAATAAACATCTTTGTGAG AGTCTTGCTGATAGTTGTTTTCCGGTTAGCAAAGGTCCTGTATCAGGCCGTCTTCATG AATTCTTCTTGCGGCAATTCTGTGATGCCCACACTTGCAGCGGtggtccaaaaccttttcctaaAGGACAAAAG AACCGAACAAGTATGCTTTACATTTCTCTATCCGTTTTGACTTTGATGCTGCTGCCTCTTTTCTACTTCTTCATTTACTTGTACCAAAG GGGAATTAAAAGTGGGTCACAAGAGCTAAAACGAATCTCACTAAGTGGTCGTAAGAAAAAATCGTTTTAA